In Methanobacterium formicicum DSM 3637, the genomic window TTTTTCACTATTGAGAATATTTATTATCCTCATGGCTACTAAAATCAGACCATATTGGGATTGAAATATTTGCAAATCTCATGACAGTTGCAATATTGCAGTACTAAAATCAGACCATATTGGGATTGAAATGGGACTGTAGGGAGTTTGTATAAACAGGGAGATTATACTAAAATCAGACCATATTGGGATTGAAATATTAATATAGGGAAATGGGAATTAGCTGGATAAGTAACTAAAATCAGACCATATTGGGATTGAAATACTGGAGATAATACGGCCGTTACAGGTGGAGCATATACTAAAATCAGACCATATTGGGATTGAAATTCAATTGAGAGTGTTACATGTTTATCTCCAGACCATGACTAAAATCAGACCATATTGGGATTGAAATGTTTGTTCATCTCATCTGATATTTCAGTTTCTAAGAGACTAAAATCAGACCATATTGGGATTGAAATTCTTTTAGGTTGGATATAAATGTTTCATAGGTTCCACTAAAATCAGACCATATTGGGATTGAAATGCCATTGTAATCGAAGATCCTGATAACGTAACAATACTAAAATCAGACTATATTGGGATTGAAATTACAGAACCTAATGTGGGGATCTTCCATCCTAAAGAACTAAAATCAGACCATATTGGGATTGAAATCAATGTAGACAATACATTTTTAATCCTCTCCAACTGACTAAAATCAGACCATATTGGGATTGAAATGAAGTAGGTAAAGAACAAGCTTTACGTGATAAACTCACTAAAATCAGACCATATTGGGATTGAAATGGATGAGCGAGATTTTATAGTGGCCCGGGTACGTGAACTAAAATCAGACCATATTGGGATTGAAATTTGGTTGTGAGTTCAAGTCTCACTACGGGCTTCCAGACTAAAATCAGACCATATTGGGATTGAAATAACCCTGGGCATGATGGGCGGGGACATTTACACCCACTAAAATCAGACCATATTGGGATTGAAATAATGATGGGCCGAGATGCTGCCGGTAACAAAATTCAACTAAAATCAGACCATATTGAGATTGAAATTGCCATAGAAAAGGAATAATAAACCAATGAATCCAAACTAAAATCAGACCATATTGGGATTGAAATCGACCTTTGTTGAAATGTTGAATGAGAAAATTAATACTAAAATCAGACCATATTGGGATTGAAATGAACCTGGCCTAATACCTTAGTAACTCCATTACTAAACTAAAATCAGACCAAATTGGAATTTGGGGGTATTTAAGAAATTTAATTGTGATAAATATCGATGGTGGCAGAAACCTTCTGAAAAGGAGAAAAAGAGATTATTTATTCCATTATTTAATTAATTAGTTTTTAGTTAGTTGTTTATTTCTCCAAGTTTATAAATTAATTTAAATCAAAATATTGATGTAAACAATATATAAAATACTATTACAACTCCAATAAAAACCAGAATCTTTAATATGGGGCTGTTTATCCCTGCACTGGTGTTAACCATTTTTTCTTTAGCTTTGTTCTCTTCCGTGTTTATTTCACAATCTACTTTGTCATCTATGTTATCATCCACTTCTGAAACTGTTATTTCATGGGTTTCATCTTCTCTTTGATTCATAGTCTCCTTTTTAAGTTTTATCATGGATGTGCCCTCCCTAAATCCCATCTCTTTAGCTGGACTTCCACACTCAGGGCAAACCTCACCTTCCACCCGTTTAACATTACTACAATTTGGATTTGAACACATAGATGTCATTTTTAATCCCTTCATTATTTTTTTAGTTAATAGTTCCTTAGTTCTCCTGGTGTTAAAAACTTGGTGTATTTAACCTGAGAAGCTGGAGCTATGAAAAAATACTAAAAATCAGATTGTGGAATAAATGAGACTCTATAATTGGATCTAACTATCCTGGACTCATAATTCAGAGTAAAGCCATATGGGGTGAAAATACTAAAAAAATGATGGAATAATCTACTAAATTGTTCTGTACGTTTCCTTGTGGTAACTCCTGCAATGGGCTTCTTAAATGATTCACTACCTACATTTAAAGAAAGGATAGATTCTCCAAACTGGTATTATCTGCCTAGTATCATAGACTGGCGTCATTTGAGTTAATCATGCACACTTAAGGTTAGTTCGGGGTAGGAGTTAATTTATTGTTCTCCACCAGCAGCAGTGGTCAGTTTAACGTGTTCCACACCTTTTAGTCTCATTATCTTTTCAGTCAGGTTCCTGATTTCCTGGGCTTCTCCTTTAACCACTATTACTTCCAGACAGTTTTTCCCAGTCATGTGGATGTGCATAGTGGCGTTTATGTAGTCCCTGAATTCATGCTGAATATCAGTCAGGTCTTCCAGTACCCCTGTATAATGGTGGTCGTAGATAACAGCCACTATACCTATCCTATCCCCTTCTATGTCCCTCATCCACTGGTATCGTACTATGTAGTCCTTCAGGGCATCTCGAATTCCTTTAGATCTGGAATTATAGCCCCTATCTTTTAAAACTTCGTCGAACTCGTTTAACAATTTCTTCGGTAAGGACATGCTTATTCTCATCACTGATCTCCCCCTTTTTATTATTCAAATTGTAACTATTTATTAAGTATGATCTAACTATTATTAAATTGTTACTATTCTAATTTTTTACCACAAAAATTAAAAAATATTAAATCCATTATTTTTAGAATTAAATTAGATTAAAAAGATATATTCTAAAAAAGAGAATTTTTAAAGTTTAAAACCATAATTTCTACATTATTCATTCATTAATAAGGAAATATTGAATATTTTAGGGATGAAGATTAATATGAACTGTCAAACAGCAAAAAATTATTATACAAACTGGTAATAATCACCCCAACATTTTTTATAATTTGTATGATTAACTGGTTTATAGTCTTCTGGAATATCCAATAAGATTAAATGAGGGGTTAATGTATTTAATATAAGGTGAAAAATTTGCGATGTCCAAAGTGTGGAGTAGAATATCCGGAAAATTCAGACCGCTGCAGGTTCTGTGGTTATCCAAAAAACCCAACCTCCGAGATCAAGGGAGAAAATGGGAAAAGAACCGTAATTCAAAGTAGTATAGATCAACCAGGTACTAAAAATTCGTACTTTTTATCAAAAATCATTGGATTTTTTGGTATAGTATTTTTCCTTCCATTAGCCATAGCTTCTGGATTATACTTAATAACCCGGAAGGAAAAAGAGGCTAAATTCTGGGGACTGGCATTCCTGGTAATTGGAGGAATCTTCTGGGCTATTGGAGTAGTAATGCTTTACACCATGGGCTATGATAAATTCATAGCAACCTACAACTTAACCAATTACTCGACCACTTTGACCAATATGGGGTTTAAATTTTAATCATCATTCATTTGATTAATATTTTTTTGATTAATTTATAAACTATTATTCTCTTTTAAAAAATCTTTTTTTCCTTTAAATCTTTTTTTTCCTTTAGGAACATGTTATTTCGTTTCAATTTATTCTTTAAAAAACCAGTTTTTTCAGTTTAACTGTTCTGTTTAGTGTTCCGTTTAGAACATATCTGCTCTTTTTAAAGACTCTGACAGTTGATTTAGGGGATATGTTTCGCTTATAGAATGATTTTGGGTTTAAATAGTTTATTATGTGATTTTAATTTCGGGTTGATTTACATAAAAGATAAAGAGAATAATATATTAGATTGGTTTTCTTAAATTATAATCCGGAACTAATTAATAAAAGTAGATTGGTTAAATCTAACATTACAAGAAAGGTTTAACATTACAAAAGGCATTTAATTCGATTTATAATCAAGGAGTATAAAAAAATGGAAAAAATAATACTAGGACTTCCTAAAGGAAGTTTAAATAATGTTAACAGGGGAAACACATACCAATTATTTGTTGATGCAGGTTATGAGGTTCGTGGATACGAACCCGGTAAGGAAGAAAATGAAATTACCATATTAAATGATCCGGAAATAAAAGGATTCCTAACCAGACCCCAGAGTGCCCCGGTAGAACTTAACCGGCAAATCCTGGACATAGCTATAATCGGGGAAGACTGGGCCAGAGAAGAATCCGTGAATGTGGAAGGAAAACTCATAAGAAAGGTGGGTGATCTGGATTACGGTCAAACCAGGTTGATAGTAGCAGTACCCAATGAAGACCCTTATGAATCTCTTTCAGACTTCTTCAGGGCTAATAAAGATAGAAAAACTCCCATATTATGCTTCACAGAATACCCTAACCTCACCAGACAGTTTTTCATGGAAAATGAGAGTTACCGGGAATTATTCGGGGAAAGCAAACCATTGGTTCAGGTACGTGGTTTGTGGGATGGGGACAATGAAATGGTCCAGATCATCAACTCAGACGGTGCCACCGAAGTTTACATAGCCAAGGGAGCAGATTTGATAGTGGATAATACTCAAACTGGAAGCAGCCTCCGAAAAGCAGGATTGAAGATCCTGGAAACCATAATGGAATCCAGTGCAGGATTATACGCGGGTCCCAGCTGCACACAGGAGAAGGCTGAAAAAGCAAAAATAATATTCGAACAGTTATTTGGTGCAATCAACGCTCGAAGATACTTTGATGTGAAATTCAACATTGCCAACCAGCGGGTGGATGATGTGAAAGACTTCCTCCTCTCCAATGAATACTGTTCTGATGAGCCCACAGTGGTGGTAGGAAGCAGCTTCTCCCAGGTCAACGTCTTAATTCCTAAAAACAAATTCCCTGAAATGTTAAAAGGAATAAAAAGCTTCGGTGCTTCGGCTATTGTCCGTGAAAATGTTAAGCAGTATGTTCAGTAAATTGGGGTACTAAAGTAAATCAGGGCACTAATCTAGTCAGGTAATTTGGTTGATGATCTGACTTAGTAATTTATTATCAACCAAGCCGGATCTAGGTTTATCCAAACAGTATTGA contains:
- the nikR gene encoding nickel-responsive transcriptional regulator NikR, yielding MMRISMSLPKKLLNEFDEVLKDRGYNSRSKGIRDALKDYIVRYQWMRDIEGDRIGIVAVIYDHHYTGVLEDLTDIQHEFRDYINATMHIHMTGKNCLEVIVVKGEAQEIRNLTEKIMRLKGVEHVKLTTAAGGEQ
- a CDS encoding ATP phosphoribosyltransferase translates to MEKIILGLPKGSLNNVNRGNTYQLFVDAGYEVRGYEPGKEENEITILNDPEIKGFLTRPQSAPVELNRQILDIAIIGEDWAREESVNVEGKLIRKVGDLDYGQTRLIVAVPNEDPYESLSDFFRANKDRKTPILCFTEYPNLTRQFFMENESYRELFGESKPLVQVRGLWDGDNEMVQIINSDGATEVYIAKGADLIVDNTQTGSSLRKAGLKILETIMESSAGLYAGPSCTQEKAEKAKIIFEQLFGAINARRYFDVKFNIANQRVDDVKDFLLSNEYCSDEPTVVVGSSFSQVNVLIPKNKFPEMLKGIKSFGASAIVRENVKQYVQ